A portion of the Bactrocera neohumeralis isolate Rockhampton chromosome 2, APGP_CSIRO_Bneo_wtdbg2-racon-allhic-juicebox.fasta_v2, whole genome shotgun sequence genome contains these proteins:
- the LOC126751157 gene encoding chloride channel protein 2 isoform X1, with translation MVYLASRHPHARDSESRMREHQREPRYDEEFGEENVEVVDSEWADFEKFLRQFRQRRNSTISMEEELRRVSKQPKIKSQAFYPCPPPADHGRDSDSSSDDDDPFGYIDTLMYGRYTKDLGEFAKDEARKLKLLEKRRKQEDKQRNKELLGKRSSRMLKVSSWIWKRTFARLGEDWVFLALLGVIMAFVSYVVDKGINVCTNARVWLYRDLTSQPITQYFAWVSLPVCLILFSAGFVHLVAPQSIGSGIPEMKTILRGVALKEYLTFKTLVAKVVGLTATLGSGMPLGKEGPFCHIASIVAQLLSKLVTSFQGIYENESRNSEMLAAACAVGVGSCFAAPVGGVLFSIEVTTTYFAVRNYWRGFFAAVCGATVFRLLAVWFHNADTVRAIFLTNFTTEFPFDPQELFVFALMGVVSGVGGAAYVWVHRRYVLFMRSNKKMNKFLQKNRFLYPGFLALLVSTLSFPLGPGQFIAGELSTHEQVTQLFSNFTWSRDDLTVEQAAIVTHWVTSYTNIFINLSIYIVFTFFISIVASTIPVPSGIFIPVFKIGASLGRLIGESMHLWFPNGVRYGGRLSPIIPGGYAVVGAAAFSGAVTHTVSVAVIIFEMTGQITHVVPVMIAVLIANAIAALLQPSMYDSIILIKKLPYLPDLLPSSSAMYSIYVEDFMVRDVKYIWHGISYQKLKEVLKANKTLRSLPLVDSHENMILLGSVQRYELIKMIEKHIGREKRMEVAQKWQKEAEERAREEEKKKQEAELRVRRPSRFEVLPAPDILSLRQIANDEMLPPKQRQESFTNNVGPRKSILKKTNSFNLKTYAPTSPHSPNITPYTTITGTEHRIRSAFEAIFRKSNTLQDVQPDPDATSITPAVSANEVPLVQRAPSISKKVQLQAQNTTESAPLEHKPTPPDTPDSIKSNRFSQLAPNSPGPSKKFKKNNCIRPRSLSSSPVHAKVKMKLANTRWDQSMLPPPPKKGILRKSHSTTDCSNHRANAIKWNTLTDNTHATTDKDEPKAMSMKKAKSVTLPRERVIDMSPEDQKKWEMEEMSKSIDLEKASVNIDPSPFQLVERTSILKVHSLFSMVGINHAYVTKIGRLVGVVGLKELRKAIEDINSNNFVVQNQIKDDIEADHGSAVEKPLLAPPLPLSPHATSDKEVNTTVTSMDSALSHSDNCSDIEMEHMKGESSGEEQSQHQQDNTTQYNQQTYTHTATTTTTGAPTTTKSNNEP, from the exons ATGTATGGCCGCTATACCAAAGATTTAGGAGAATTTGCCAAAGATGAAGCCAGAAAACTCAAATTACTCGAGAAACGCCGAAAGCAAGAAGACAAACAAAGGAACAAG GAATTGCTGGGCAAACGTTCGTCGCGCATGCTAAAAGTCTCATCATGGATATGGAAACGTACATTTGCGCGCCTCGGCGAAGATTGGGTATTCTTAGCGCTGCTGGGTGTCATAATGGCCTTCGTATCGTATGTGGTGGACAAAGGCATCAATGTTTGCACAAATG CGCGGGTGTGGCTCTATCGCGATCTCACCTCCCAGCCGATCACACAGTATTTCGCGTGGGTCTCACTGCCGGTCTGTTTGATACTCTTCTCAGCCGGCTTTGTGCATCTCGTTGCGCCGCAAAGTATAG GTTCGGGTATACCTGAAATGAAAACGATTCTGCGTGGCGTTGCGCTGAAAGAGTATCTCACATTTAAGACATTGGTGGCCAAGGTTGTTGGTTTAACGGCAACTTTGGGCAGTGGTATGCCATTAGGAAAGGAA GGTCCTTTCTGTCACATAGCAAGTATTGTAGCACAATTATTAAGTAAGCTCGTCACATCATTCCAAGGCATCTATGAGAATGAGTCTCGCAATTCGGAGATGTTGGCCGCAGCGTGTGCGGTCGGCGTGGGTTCGTGTTTTGCCGCGCCCGTCGGTG GTGTACTGTTTAGTATCGAGGTAACGACCACTTATTTTGCGGTGCGTAATTATTGGCGTGGCTTCTTTGCGGCTGTCTGCGGTGCAACGGTGTTTCGTCTTTTGGCTGTTTGGTTCCACAATGCGGACACAGTGCGTGCGATATTTCTCACAAATTTCACCACCGAATTCCCTTTCGATCCGCAGGAGTTGTTCGTATTTGCCCTAATGGG CGTTGTCTCCGGTGTTGGTGGCGCTGCCTACGTTTGGGTACATCGCCGCTATGTGCTCTTCATGCGTTCGAATAAGAAGATGAACAAATTTCTGCAAAAGAA TCGCTTCCTCTATCCGGGCTTTCTGGCGCTGCTTGTCTCTACACTCTCATTTCCATTAGGACCCGGTCAATTTATCGCTGGCGAATTAAGCACACATGAACAAGTCACACAGTTATTCAGCAATTTCACGTGGTCACGTGACGATCTCACTGTGGAACAGGCGGCCATAGTTACGCATTGGGTCACCAGTTACACCAACATATTCATCAATCTTTCCATATACATTGTGTTCACT tttttcatttcCATTGTAGCCTCAACCATACCAGTGCCTTCCGGTATTTTCATACCCGTATTTAAAATCGGCGCCAGTTTGGGTCGTCTCATTGGTGAGAGCATGCATTTGTGGTTCCCGAACGGCGTGCGCTACGGCGGTCGCCTATCGCCCATCATACCCGGCGGTTACGCAGTTGTTGGTGCGGCGGCATTTTCCGGCGCCGTGACGCATACCGTTTCGGTAGCGGTAATCATCTTCGAGATGACCGGCCAGATAACGCACGTTGTACCGGTGATGATCGCAGTGTTAATAGCGAACGCCATTGCAGCCCTTCTACAACCGTCCATGTACGACAGCATTATATTGATTAAGAAGCTGCCGTATCTGCCCGATTTGCTGCCGTCCAGTTCGGCGATGTACAGTATTTATGTGGAGGATTTTATGGTACGAGATGTGAAATACATCTGGCATGGCATTTCGTATCAAAAACTCAAGGAGGTGCTGAAGGCGAACAAAACGCTACGATCTCTACCGCTGGTCGATAGTCACGAGAATATGATACTGCTCGGCTCTGTGCAACGTTATGAATTGATCAAAATGATCGAGAAGCATATCGGACGTGAGAAACGCATGGAGGTGGCACAAAAGTGGCAAAAGGAGGCAGAAGAGCG CGCGCGCgaagaagagaagaaaaaaCAGGAGGCCGAGTTGAGAGTTCGTCGTCCGTCACGTTTCGAAGTACTGCCCGCACCCGATATACTCAGTCTACGTCAAATCGCCAACGATGAAATGCTGCCGCCCAAACAACGTCAGGAGTCATTCACTAACAACGTGGGACCACGCAAATCCATTTTGAAAAAGACAAACTCATTCAATCTAAAAACCTACGCACCTACCTCACCGCACAGCCCGAACATTACGCCCTACACCACCATCACTGGCACTGAGCATCGCATACGCTCCGCCTTCGAAGCGATCTTTCGCAAATCGAACACACTGCAGGATGTCCAACCGGATCCGGATGCTACCAGCATAACGCCGGCGGTCAGCGCCAACGAAGTGCCACTCGTACAGCGCGCCCCCAGCATTTCGAAGAAGGTTCAATTG CAAGCACAAAATACTACGGAGTCTGCGCCTCTCGAGCATAAG CCAACACCTCCGGATACGCCGGATAGCATAAAAAGCAATAGattt TCCCAATTAGCTCCCAATTCTCCGGGTCCATCGAAGaagtttaagaaaaataacTGCATT CGACCGCGAAGCTTAAGCTCATCGCCAGTCCATGCCAAAGTTAAAATGAAGTTAGCGAACACAAGATGGGATCAATCGATGTTGCCACCACCGCCAAAAAAAGGCATACTCCGAAAGTCACACTCGACAACAGATTGTTCCAATCACCGAGCAAACGCAATCAAATGGAATACACTCACGGATAACACCCATGCAACGACGGATAAGGATGAGCCAAAA GCAATGAGTATGAAAAAGGCGAAATCGGTGACCTTG ccACGTGAACGCGTGATCGATATGTCGCCGGAAGATCAGAAGAAATGGGAAATGGAAGAAATGTCCAAGTCCATCGATCTGGAGAAGGCCAGTGTAAATATCGATCCATCGCCATTTCAACTGGTCGAACGCACCTCGATACTCAAAGTTCATTCGCTTTTCTCAATGGTTGGCATAAATCATGCCTATGTGACGAAAATCGGACGCCTAGTGGGTGTTGTGGGTCTGAAAGAG CTGCGCAAAGCTATTGAGGACATCAATAGCAATAATTTCGTAgtacaaaatcaaataaaagacGATATTGAAGCCGATCATGGTTCGGCTGTTGAGAAGCCATTATTGGCGCCACCATTGCCGCTGTCACCGCATGCCACCAGTGACAAGGAGGTTAACACCACGGTGACCTCCATGGACTCAGCACTCTCACATTCGGATAATTGCTCTGACATTGAAATGGAGCATATGAAGGGCGAGAGTAGCGGCGAAGAACAATCGCAACACCAACAAGATAACACAACACAATACAAtcaacaaacatacacacatacagccacaacaacaacaacgggcgcaccaacaacaactaagtCGAACAATGAGCCATAG
- the LOC126751157 gene encoding chloride channel protein 2 isoform X5 → MVYLASRHPHARDSESRMREHQREPRYDEEFGEENVEVVDSEWADFEKFLRQFRQRRNSTISMEEELRRVSKQPKIKSQAFYPCPPPADHGRDSDSSSDDDDPFGYIDTLMYGRYTKDLGEFAKDEARKLKLLEKRRKQEDKQRNKELLGKRSSRMLKVSSWIWKRTFARLGEDWVFLALLGVIMAFVSYVVDKGINVCTNARVWLYRDLTSQPITQYFAWVSLPVCLILFSAGFVHLVAPQSIGSGIPEMKTILRGVALKEYLTFKTLVAKVVGLTATLGSGMPLGKEGPFCHIASIVAQLLSKLVTSFQGIYENESRNSEMLAAACAVGVGSCFAAPVGGVLFSIEVTTTYFAVRNYWRGFFAAVCGATVFRLLAVWFHNADTVRAIFLTNFTTEFPFDPQELFVFALMGVVSGVGGAAYVWVHRRYVLFMRSNKKMNKFLQKNRFLYPGFLALLVSTLSFPLGPGQFIAGELSTHEQVTQLFSNFTWSRDDLTVEQAAIVTHWVTSYTNIFINLSIYIVFTFFISIVASTIPVPSGIFIPVFKIGASLGRLIGESMHLWFPNGVRYGGRLSPIIPGGYAVVGAAAFSGAVTHTVSVAVIIFEMTGQITHVVPVMIAVLIANAIAALLQPSMYDSIILIKKLPYLPDLLPSSSAMYSIYVEDFMVRDVKYIWHGISYQKLKEVLKANKTLRSLPLVDSHENMILLGSVQRYELIKMIEKHIGREKRMEVAQKWQKEAEERAREEEKKKQEAELRVRRPSRFEVLPAPDILSLRQIANDEMLPPKQRQESFTNNVGPRKSILKKTNSFNLKTYAPTSPHSPNITPYTTITGTEHRIRSAFEAIFRKSNTLQDVQPDPDATSITPAVSANEVPLVQRAPSISKKVQLAMSMKKAKSVTLPRERVIDMSPEDQKKWEMEEMSKSIDLEKASVNIDPSPFQLVERTSILKVHSLFSMVGINHAYVTKIGRLVGVVGLKELRKAIEDINSNNFVVQNQIKDDIEADHGSAVEKPLLAPPLPLSPHATSDKEVNTTVTSMDSALSHSDNCSDIEMEHMKGESSGEEQSQHQQDNTTQYNQQTYTHTATTTTTGAPTTTKSNNEP, encoded by the exons ATGTATGGCCGCTATACCAAAGATTTAGGAGAATTTGCCAAAGATGAAGCCAGAAAACTCAAATTACTCGAGAAACGCCGAAAGCAAGAAGACAAACAAAGGAACAAG GAATTGCTGGGCAAACGTTCGTCGCGCATGCTAAAAGTCTCATCATGGATATGGAAACGTACATTTGCGCGCCTCGGCGAAGATTGGGTATTCTTAGCGCTGCTGGGTGTCATAATGGCCTTCGTATCGTATGTGGTGGACAAAGGCATCAATGTTTGCACAAATG CGCGGGTGTGGCTCTATCGCGATCTCACCTCCCAGCCGATCACACAGTATTTCGCGTGGGTCTCACTGCCGGTCTGTTTGATACTCTTCTCAGCCGGCTTTGTGCATCTCGTTGCGCCGCAAAGTATAG GTTCGGGTATACCTGAAATGAAAACGATTCTGCGTGGCGTTGCGCTGAAAGAGTATCTCACATTTAAGACATTGGTGGCCAAGGTTGTTGGTTTAACGGCAACTTTGGGCAGTGGTATGCCATTAGGAAAGGAA GGTCCTTTCTGTCACATAGCAAGTATTGTAGCACAATTATTAAGTAAGCTCGTCACATCATTCCAAGGCATCTATGAGAATGAGTCTCGCAATTCGGAGATGTTGGCCGCAGCGTGTGCGGTCGGCGTGGGTTCGTGTTTTGCCGCGCCCGTCGGTG GTGTACTGTTTAGTATCGAGGTAACGACCACTTATTTTGCGGTGCGTAATTATTGGCGTGGCTTCTTTGCGGCTGTCTGCGGTGCAACGGTGTTTCGTCTTTTGGCTGTTTGGTTCCACAATGCGGACACAGTGCGTGCGATATTTCTCACAAATTTCACCACCGAATTCCCTTTCGATCCGCAGGAGTTGTTCGTATTTGCCCTAATGGG CGTTGTCTCCGGTGTTGGTGGCGCTGCCTACGTTTGGGTACATCGCCGCTATGTGCTCTTCATGCGTTCGAATAAGAAGATGAACAAATTTCTGCAAAAGAA TCGCTTCCTCTATCCGGGCTTTCTGGCGCTGCTTGTCTCTACACTCTCATTTCCATTAGGACCCGGTCAATTTATCGCTGGCGAATTAAGCACACATGAACAAGTCACACAGTTATTCAGCAATTTCACGTGGTCACGTGACGATCTCACTGTGGAACAGGCGGCCATAGTTACGCATTGGGTCACCAGTTACACCAACATATTCATCAATCTTTCCATATACATTGTGTTCACT tttttcatttcCATTGTAGCCTCAACCATACCAGTGCCTTCCGGTATTTTCATACCCGTATTTAAAATCGGCGCCAGTTTGGGTCGTCTCATTGGTGAGAGCATGCATTTGTGGTTCCCGAACGGCGTGCGCTACGGCGGTCGCCTATCGCCCATCATACCCGGCGGTTACGCAGTTGTTGGTGCGGCGGCATTTTCCGGCGCCGTGACGCATACCGTTTCGGTAGCGGTAATCATCTTCGAGATGACCGGCCAGATAACGCACGTTGTACCGGTGATGATCGCAGTGTTAATAGCGAACGCCATTGCAGCCCTTCTACAACCGTCCATGTACGACAGCATTATATTGATTAAGAAGCTGCCGTATCTGCCCGATTTGCTGCCGTCCAGTTCGGCGATGTACAGTATTTATGTGGAGGATTTTATGGTACGAGATGTGAAATACATCTGGCATGGCATTTCGTATCAAAAACTCAAGGAGGTGCTGAAGGCGAACAAAACGCTACGATCTCTACCGCTGGTCGATAGTCACGAGAATATGATACTGCTCGGCTCTGTGCAACGTTATGAATTGATCAAAATGATCGAGAAGCATATCGGACGTGAGAAACGCATGGAGGTGGCACAAAAGTGGCAAAAGGAGGCAGAAGAGCG CGCGCGCgaagaagagaagaaaaaaCAGGAGGCCGAGTTGAGAGTTCGTCGTCCGTCACGTTTCGAAGTACTGCCCGCACCCGATATACTCAGTCTACGTCAAATCGCCAACGATGAAATGCTGCCGCCCAAACAACGTCAGGAGTCATTCACTAACAACGTGGGACCACGCAAATCCATTTTGAAAAAGACAAACTCATTCAATCTAAAAACCTACGCACCTACCTCACCGCACAGCCCGAACATTACGCCCTACACCACCATCACTGGCACTGAGCATCGCATACGCTCCGCCTTCGAAGCGATCTTTCGCAAATCGAACACACTGCAGGATGTCCAACCGGATCCGGATGCTACCAGCATAACGCCGGCGGTCAGCGCCAACGAAGTGCCACTCGTACAGCGCGCCCCCAGCATTTCGAAGAAGGTTCAATTG GCAATGAGTATGAAAAAGGCGAAATCGGTGACCTTG ccACGTGAACGCGTGATCGATATGTCGCCGGAAGATCAGAAGAAATGGGAAATGGAAGAAATGTCCAAGTCCATCGATCTGGAGAAGGCCAGTGTAAATATCGATCCATCGCCATTTCAACTGGTCGAACGCACCTCGATACTCAAAGTTCATTCGCTTTTCTCAATGGTTGGCATAAATCATGCCTATGTGACGAAAATCGGACGCCTAGTGGGTGTTGTGGGTCTGAAAGAG CTGCGCAAAGCTATTGAGGACATCAATAGCAATAATTTCGTAgtacaaaatcaaataaaagacGATATTGAAGCCGATCATGGTTCGGCTGTTGAGAAGCCATTATTGGCGCCACCATTGCCGCTGTCACCGCATGCCACCAGTGACAAGGAGGTTAACACCACGGTGACCTCCATGGACTCAGCACTCTCACATTCGGATAATTGCTCTGACATTGAAATGGAGCATATGAAGGGCGAGAGTAGCGGCGAAGAACAATCGCAACACCAACAAGATAACACAACACAATACAAtcaacaaacatacacacatacagccacaacaacaacaacgggcgcaccaacaacaactaagtCGAACAATGAGCCATAG
- the LOC126751157 gene encoding chloride channel protein 2 isoform X3, with the protein MKFPTNTNSAQMESLLTVPSLTHVKVHPMRTASNASSIGRPNGNSAAGIDDPDEDESGLGYTHTLMYGRYTKDLGEFAKDEARKLKLLEKRRKQEDKQRNKELLGKRSSRMLKVSSWIWKRTFARLGEDWVFLALLGVIMAFVSYVVDKGINVCTNARVWLYRDLTSQPITQYFAWVSLPVCLILFSAGFVHLVAPQSIGSGIPEMKTILRGVALKEYLTFKTLVAKVVGLTATLGSGMPLGKEGPFCHIASIVAQLLSKLVTSFQGIYENESRNSEMLAAACAVGVGSCFAAPVGGVLFSIEVTTTYFAVRNYWRGFFAAVCGATVFRLLAVWFHNADTVRAIFLTNFTTEFPFDPQELFVFALMGVVSGVGGAAYVWVHRRYVLFMRSNKKMNKFLQKNRFLYPGFLALLVSTLSFPLGPGQFIAGELSTHEQVTQLFSNFTWSRDDLTVEQAAIVTHWVTSYTNIFINLSIYIVFTFFISIVASTIPVPSGIFIPVFKIGASLGRLIGESMHLWFPNGVRYGGRLSPIIPGGYAVVGAAAFSGAVTHTVSVAVIIFEMTGQITHVVPVMIAVLIANAIAALLQPSMYDSIILIKKLPYLPDLLPSSSAMYSIYVEDFMVRDVKYIWHGISYQKLKEVLKANKTLRSLPLVDSHENMILLGSVQRYELIKMIEKHIGREKRMEVAQKWQKEAEERAREEEKKKQEAELRVRRPSRFEVLPAPDILSLRQIANDEMLPPKQRQESFTNNVGPRKSILKKTNSFNLKTYAPTSPHSPNITPYTTITGTEHRIRSAFEAIFRKSNTLQDVQPDPDATSITPAVSANEVPLVQRAPSISKKVQLQAQNTTESAPLEHKPTPPDTPDSIKSNRFSQLAPNSPGPSKKFKKNNCIRPRSLSSSPVHAKVKMKLANTRWDQSMLPPPPKKGILRKSHSTTDCSNHRANAIKWNTLTDNTHATTDKDEPKAMSMKKAKSVTLPRERVIDMSPEDQKKWEMEEMSKSIDLEKASVNIDPSPFQLVERTSILKVHSLFSMVGINHAYVTKIGRLVGVVGLKELRKAIEDINSNNFVVQNQIKDDIEADHGSAVEKPLLAPPLPLSPHATSDKEVNTTVTSMDSALSHSDNCSDIEMEHMKGESSGEEQSQHQQDNTTQYNQQTYTHTATTTTTGAPTTTKSNNEP; encoded by the exons ATGTATGGCCGCTATACCAAAGATTTAGGAGAATTTGCCAAAGATGAAGCCAGAAAACTCAAATTACTCGAGAAACGCCGAAAGCAAGAAGACAAACAAAGGAACAAG GAATTGCTGGGCAAACGTTCGTCGCGCATGCTAAAAGTCTCATCATGGATATGGAAACGTACATTTGCGCGCCTCGGCGAAGATTGGGTATTCTTAGCGCTGCTGGGTGTCATAATGGCCTTCGTATCGTATGTGGTGGACAAAGGCATCAATGTTTGCACAAATG CGCGGGTGTGGCTCTATCGCGATCTCACCTCCCAGCCGATCACACAGTATTTCGCGTGGGTCTCACTGCCGGTCTGTTTGATACTCTTCTCAGCCGGCTTTGTGCATCTCGTTGCGCCGCAAAGTATAG GTTCGGGTATACCTGAAATGAAAACGATTCTGCGTGGCGTTGCGCTGAAAGAGTATCTCACATTTAAGACATTGGTGGCCAAGGTTGTTGGTTTAACGGCAACTTTGGGCAGTGGTATGCCATTAGGAAAGGAA GGTCCTTTCTGTCACATAGCAAGTATTGTAGCACAATTATTAAGTAAGCTCGTCACATCATTCCAAGGCATCTATGAGAATGAGTCTCGCAATTCGGAGATGTTGGCCGCAGCGTGTGCGGTCGGCGTGGGTTCGTGTTTTGCCGCGCCCGTCGGTG GTGTACTGTTTAGTATCGAGGTAACGACCACTTATTTTGCGGTGCGTAATTATTGGCGTGGCTTCTTTGCGGCTGTCTGCGGTGCAACGGTGTTTCGTCTTTTGGCTGTTTGGTTCCACAATGCGGACACAGTGCGTGCGATATTTCTCACAAATTTCACCACCGAATTCCCTTTCGATCCGCAGGAGTTGTTCGTATTTGCCCTAATGGG CGTTGTCTCCGGTGTTGGTGGCGCTGCCTACGTTTGGGTACATCGCCGCTATGTGCTCTTCATGCGTTCGAATAAGAAGATGAACAAATTTCTGCAAAAGAA TCGCTTCCTCTATCCGGGCTTTCTGGCGCTGCTTGTCTCTACACTCTCATTTCCATTAGGACCCGGTCAATTTATCGCTGGCGAATTAAGCACACATGAACAAGTCACACAGTTATTCAGCAATTTCACGTGGTCACGTGACGATCTCACTGTGGAACAGGCGGCCATAGTTACGCATTGGGTCACCAGTTACACCAACATATTCATCAATCTTTCCATATACATTGTGTTCACT tttttcatttcCATTGTAGCCTCAACCATACCAGTGCCTTCCGGTATTTTCATACCCGTATTTAAAATCGGCGCCAGTTTGGGTCGTCTCATTGGTGAGAGCATGCATTTGTGGTTCCCGAACGGCGTGCGCTACGGCGGTCGCCTATCGCCCATCATACCCGGCGGTTACGCAGTTGTTGGTGCGGCGGCATTTTCCGGCGCCGTGACGCATACCGTTTCGGTAGCGGTAATCATCTTCGAGATGACCGGCCAGATAACGCACGTTGTACCGGTGATGATCGCAGTGTTAATAGCGAACGCCATTGCAGCCCTTCTACAACCGTCCATGTACGACAGCATTATATTGATTAAGAAGCTGCCGTATCTGCCCGATTTGCTGCCGTCCAGTTCGGCGATGTACAGTATTTATGTGGAGGATTTTATGGTACGAGATGTGAAATACATCTGGCATGGCATTTCGTATCAAAAACTCAAGGAGGTGCTGAAGGCGAACAAAACGCTACGATCTCTACCGCTGGTCGATAGTCACGAGAATATGATACTGCTCGGCTCTGTGCAACGTTATGAATTGATCAAAATGATCGAGAAGCATATCGGACGTGAGAAACGCATGGAGGTGGCACAAAAGTGGCAAAAGGAGGCAGAAGAGCG CGCGCGCgaagaagagaagaaaaaaCAGGAGGCCGAGTTGAGAGTTCGTCGTCCGTCACGTTTCGAAGTACTGCCCGCACCCGATATACTCAGTCTACGTCAAATCGCCAACGATGAAATGCTGCCGCCCAAACAACGTCAGGAGTCATTCACTAACAACGTGGGACCACGCAAATCCATTTTGAAAAAGACAAACTCATTCAATCTAAAAACCTACGCACCTACCTCACCGCACAGCCCGAACATTACGCCCTACACCACCATCACTGGCACTGAGCATCGCATACGCTCCGCCTTCGAAGCGATCTTTCGCAAATCGAACACACTGCAGGATGTCCAACCGGATCCGGATGCTACCAGCATAACGCCGGCGGTCAGCGCCAACGAAGTGCCACTCGTACAGCGCGCCCCCAGCATTTCGAAGAAGGTTCAATTG CAAGCACAAAATACTACGGAGTCTGCGCCTCTCGAGCATAAG CCAACACCTCCGGATACGCCGGATAGCATAAAAAGCAATAGattt TCCCAATTAGCTCCCAATTCTCCGGGTCCATCGAAGaagtttaagaaaaataacTGCATT CGACCGCGAAGCTTAAGCTCATCGCCAGTCCATGCCAAAGTTAAAATGAAGTTAGCGAACACAAGATGGGATCAATCGATGTTGCCACCACCGCCAAAAAAAGGCATACTCCGAAAGTCACACTCGACAACAGATTGTTCCAATCACCGAGCAAACGCAATCAAATGGAATACACTCACGGATAACACCCATGCAACGACGGATAAGGATGAGCCAAAA GCAATGAGTATGAAAAAGGCGAAATCGGTGACCTTG ccACGTGAACGCGTGATCGATATGTCGCCGGAAGATCAGAAGAAATGGGAAATGGAAGAAATGTCCAAGTCCATCGATCTGGAGAAGGCCAGTGTAAATATCGATCCATCGCCATTTCAACTGGTCGAACGCACCTCGATACTCAAAGTTCATTCGCTTTTCTCAATGGTTGGCATAAATCATGCCTATGTGACGAAAATCGGACGCCTAGTGGGTGTTGTGGGTCTGAAAGAG CTGCGCAAAGCTATTGAGGACATCAATAGCAATAATTTCGTAgtacaaaatcaaataaaagacGATATTGAAGCCGATCATGGTTCGGCTGTTGAGAAGCCATTATTGGCGCCACCATTGCCGCTGTCACCGCATGCCACCAGTGACAAGGAGGTTAACACCACGGTGACCTCCATGGACTCAGCACTCTCACATTCGGATAATTGCTCTGACATTGAAATGGAGCATATGAAGGGCGAGAGTAGCGGCGAAGAACAATCGCAACACCAACAAGATAACACAACACAATACAAtcaacaaacatacacacatacagccacaacaacaacaacgggcgcaccaacaacaactaagtCGAACAATGAGCCATAG